In Oryza sativa Japonica Group chromosome 1, ASM3414082v1, the genomic stretch GAAAGTTCTAAAGATGGACCTTGCTCTTAATTTTTAATTCATTCCAATGAATTAAATACGGAGTAGTGGCCATTATGTTTGCATACGCTGTCAAGCTACAAAGTATATGACCTAACGAGGTTTTGTTTATCAAATTGCCGTCAGAACAAGTTGATGTAACCACACCAAGTACAGCAGCTAACGGCCAGAATTCATAGATCAAATCGCACCTGTTCCATTCTCTGAAACAAAAGGGCAACGAACAATGATCATAAAAGCAGAACCGAGAACGGAACAAGTATGAAGCATTTCACTTCTTCGATCAGATGTTACATATCTATACTGTTACAAGAACTATGAGGTGCAAACCTTTGATATGACACTGCTTGAACACCAAATTCAATATGAATGAGAGCCTAGCAATCAATAGACaatcagaagaaaagaaaaaagaagatggAGACCAAAAAGGAGTGTACAACAAGGCCTAAATTGAGGCCTAAATTTCTGGTTTGCCTTCCTAGACATCATACTTCTTGGGCTGGTGCCATTGCGCTACAGTTCTAGACAAGTAACCAAGCAATGATGTTTTGGAAGGGTATGTCCTCTTGCCATACAGATGCTTCCCACCAAGATCAGTATACTTCAATTTGTTCTCTCTCTCGATCTGCACGACCATAACAATTTAGATTAGTTGTATAGGACTCAAACAGAGGACAATTTACCAGGTGGGTTTCTTAAAAGATTGCAAAGAAAATGGTTTGTCATCAAAGGAAAAATGTACATAATATGTTGAGTACCTTGCTTATTTTCCCATCTTTCAGGTGGTACCTGATACCAGACCAATTGATTGATTGGGAAAAATGAGACCTGAATGCAGATATAGGGTAGAGAAAGTTGTCTACCAACACAGCTATGAAGacctaaaattgaaagttcaaCCAAAACAAAGTTACAAATCATGATAATAGGAAAAGCAAGATAACTAAATAATAAATAAGTAGGTGCGTTGAAAGGGAAACTCACGAGTCCCCAGTTATAAGAACCAAGAGAGACTTTTGGCCCTTCGGGAGACAACATGTTGCACAGTTGAATTTCCACCTTTGTCAAATTCCACATTGAAACAAGTTCTGTGAGAGTGCATATTAACAAGCAGCAAACTAGTTTCAGACCTGAACACACAAAAAAGTCTGATGAGAGACCACAGGGAGATGAACGTGCATTTGTTAGAACTAGAAATAAATATCCAACAGCTTTAATAGATCTTAGAGGGAAAGGCATGCACTGACCGCAAGATGAGTTTGATGCATCCTTTACAATTTCACTGTATGGTGCTCTCAGAGCAACCATAACATGTACCAAAGCCATGATATAGGGCCAAACAAATCCCCAGGACAAATAGCAGTGCGATGCAAATAGTGCACGGTTCATCATCCAGTTAACCTTTGATACATATGATTCAAGAACAAAAGTTTGTTTCCTTAGGTAATTCCAGTATCTGCATAAAGATAGAGCATATGTATGTAAAAGGGATAATTTGTTGCCTATACATAAGGTTACAATATGAAATTTGTAGTACCTGGAGAAACTAAGATCACTTGAAAGAGGGTGTGGAAACACTGCAACAGGTGGTGAAGATATGAGCCTTTTATGCTGCCCTGTAAATGAGTTACGCTGTTACGGTAATGGGGTTTCTCAGTTGAGTATAAAAGAAGACGAGATGTAGTCCCCATGTTTCCCCCCTGTTATGCCTTTGGGCATGATAGCAACAAGCAGCCCTATCCATCTTATATAGGGAGAGGAAGTCCATCCCTTTATGAAATAAGCCATATGGGACTGAACAAATGATAGTGGGCCTCATTAGCCAAATTCACTTACAAGTTGGTTTAGGTAAAGTGACCACAATTAAGCCAATCACATAAAGAAATTCAGCCTATTTACGGAAAAAATGCTGTTTGGACTGTGGCCAAAATGCACTACTGAGAATAGCACAAATCTTTAAACAGGAGAAAATCCAAAGCCCCAAACAAGAAGAATAAATTACTGTTGCATGATGCCTCGAAGGATATAAACAAGGTACGAATTGTatttcaaaatttattaaattttggaGCTATAcaacaaaagaaacaaaatctAGTAGGTAAAAACAATACCGGCTATTGCAGCAAGGGTCATATCATCTGAGTAACCACCATCTCTTAATCCACTGACGACGCCATATAGGTCTTGCCGAAAATCATCAGCATGCATCTAAAATATACTTGTCTTAGCAACAGCACAACAGCAAATCTAAAACTTATGTGAAACAAGGTAATACCCCTTTTGGGGGAGAGGGTCAACATACCATCATGCAGCCACCCCACAAAAAGAAAGTCTTCCCACCAGTTGCAAATCCAATTGAACAAGGCTGCAATATGGTCTTTATTAGTAAATCGAAaagagtaaaaaataaaaataaaaataaaaatagggAGATACAGAACTAAATAACTAGCTTACGAAAACAGAAAAATAAAGACTACCTTGACAGCATTAGATGCGCTTACAGAAAAACTTTAATGTAGCTAACCAAATTAACAGCAGAATGGAAACCACAACAGTCAGATATTACAACAGTTCCTTCAGtgcattttttttggtaaaCTAAAATTATGAAGATCAAATTTTTGCCATGCAGAAGAGGGCAGATATTAAAGATTTTTTTATTGCACAAGAAGTTTCACTTGTATTATGTAACCAGAATCAGCAATTTTATCTGCAGAAAAACCTTTGTTGGATATAAATTAGAATTGAACTTTCTTGTACTTAACCTCGTCAAAATGAAAAACTTTGCAGGACAGCTAATATCACAAGAAACAAACATACCATGTGATACTCGTATATGCAATAGCTTCCCAAGCTGCCAGAAGGTAAGTCAAGGGGGTAGCCAGTTTGGATGAATATCTGGTAGATGCAAGCAAATACCCAGTTAAGTTGAGAGAGAGGCATAAGAAAAACATTCAGTTAAGGAGGGAACCAGGGAAAGAGAGATTCAGGATAAGCAAACCTCAGGATTTTTCTCCATTTCTTTTGTGAGAGCTCCAATTGTCCCAGGGTGCAGTCTCACATCATCATCCAGAA encodes the following:
- the LOC4324974 gene encoding uncharacterized protein; translated protein: MAAMEAAADAVLAAASRAFCGPAAVFIQIQGCLICLTLGLGWAVAALVRKKEIRRMRRRIVDGNSFAFLCDDVNELEHSVQEKLPRVSVIMPLKGFGEHNLQNWRTQITSLYGGPLEFLFVVESKDDPAYHAVSRLIAEYKDKLEAKVVVAGLSTTCSQKIHNQLIGVEKMHKDSKYVLFLDDDVRLHPGTIGALTKEMEKNPEIFIQTGYPLDLPSGSLGSYCIYEYHMPCSIGFATGGKTFFLWGGCMMMHADDFRQDLYGVVSGLRDGGYSDDMTLAAIAGQHKRLISSPPVAVFPHPLSSDLSFSRYWNYLRKQTFVLESYVSKVNWMMNRALFASHCYLSWGFVWPYIMALVHVMVALRAPYSEIVKDASNSSCGLKLVCCLLICTLTELVSMWNLTKVEIQLCNMLSPEGPKVSLGSYNWGLVFIAVLVDNFLYPISAFRSHFSQSINWSGIRYHLKDGKISKIERENKLKYTDLGGKHLYGKRTYPSKTSLLGYLSRTVAQWHQPKKYDV